The sequence TCAAGATATTTGGCACTCTTgtgattacattttttttttttacagtccatTAAAGAGAATAAACTGACACaatattagagaaaaaaacaGGCTGCTCACACAACAGACTGCACGGAGAGGTTAGAAAAAgctcaagcatttttttttctttgctttttttatgtttttttttcctgacatatAAAATGTGTTCGTTTGCATTAACTTGGGCAAATAGCTTGTAGCAAcaaagaaacacaagctttacaattcattttaaaataaagcaaggaTTCCTTCTATGCATGATTCCTTAGAAAAGTTCTCTTCTTGTTTTAAACACACTCTTGATAACTTCAAAAGATGACCAAAATAGGATGGAATATCTATAGAGATCACTTTCTGGTTTGTTTTGTACATCCAAAGAtaacaacataaaaataatataactggACAGCATTTCACATCCAAGTGCACAGAATCATTTTTGCAAGATTAAATAATGTAAACATTGGGAACAGCCAAATCAGCGAAGAATGCCAACACCTCAAAACACCTGGTGTTGCTTCATTATTTAAGTGGTTCAAAATCCAGATCTATAATTGCGCAATATTCActgtatataaaaagaaatggataTTAACTTTGACAAATAGCTGCAACTGagacttctttttatttctttacatgtgtgtatatagtgatttctttaatttttaaaaatttttttttcatttttatttttgcaatggAGCCCAGAGCCTTCTCCTTCTCACGCCTCATCTGTCTCCCGGCCTGACACGGATACAGGTTGTTGATTTCCTCGCGGGTAGTAAGCTAGTAATCAATTTCAAAGTGCTTTCTCTTTTCACGCTCTTTTTGCCAATAACTGTTAACCGCCGGTCTCACTCTTATTTTCTCCCTTAACTCATTGTCTTTGGGGGAGTTAGACACCAGGAGGTGCCTTGTCTGTCATATTTTTCAGCACGTCATCAATCCTATCATCTTCAATAACAACTGcaaaaaaagggggagaaaagcaGAAGTGAGCGCTCTTATTTGGGCCTAGCGGGGGGTCTCCGAcaggcagaggcagaaggagagagggagggggctcCACGCCCGCCGATACAGCCCCATCCTCCTCGTCTCAGTCAGGGGTCCCTCTGCGGCTTTCCTCTgacccacctccaccccaggctGCGTCCCAGCACGGTTCTGAGAACAGGAAGCCGAAAGGGCACGAAACCCGCAGCCCAGCCTGCAGCCCGGGCGCGCACCGGTCTGGTCCTCACCCCGCGGCATCCCCACCGCCACTCATCCTGGAGGGTGCATCTCTTTCGAAAGAAGCCtccagggtctgagaggggtctGGGACCCTTCCCGGGTGCCCCGAGCGCCGCGAGGGGTCAGCCAAggcggaggggtgggggaggttcAGAGATGCGCGAGCCAGCGGGGACGTCAGGGGGCCGGTCACACGGCGTGCAGCCCGTCGGGGGGTTCAGGCCTCGCTGGGGTCagggcctccccaccccccaccccccgtcccTGCGCGCTGCCTGCGGGCGGACTTGGCCTCTCCGCACTAGCCGCTCCCGAGGTCGGAGCCTCTCTTCGCTGCCGGCCGGGGGCTCGCCCGCCTCTCCGCATCcgcctctctccatctctgcctaGCCTGCCCATCCTCGTCCTCTCCGTCATCTCCCAGAGCGACGGTCACCTGTCGAGGTCTCcgggcctctctctctctgttcggGGTGTCGGCCGCCCTCGTTTCAGCGACTCCTGCGTCCCCCCTAGACTCGCGTCCCCGGCTCGCAGTCTCCCCGGCTCCGGCTCGCTCTCTCCTGAGCTGTATCTCGGGCTCTGCTCGTCCCGGCCTCCCCCTGCCTCCGCCGCGGCTTCCCTCCCTGTCTCTGCGCCTCGGTCTCTCCCGGCGACTGTCGGTCTCCTTCTCGGTCCCCGAGCCTCTGGAGCTCCTCTTGGAGCCTCGCCGAGTCCGCGTCTCTCCCGGGCTTTTCCAGCTCCCGCGCCTAGTGCCCGGGCTCCGCAAACCCCCTCCCTCTGCCAAGTAACAATGAAAAGCCCCTGCGATCCGAAAGCCCCTCGCATTCCCCACAGGAACCCCCCGCAGTCCCCACGCCGTCCCCTGGGGAGCCCTAggaccccccccacacacacacacccgggtTGTAGACGGAGTGCAGCTGCAGTTACATTGCGCAAAGGGGGCGCAAAAGGGGGCAAGGGCTAGAAATCAGAAAGCAAACTTTGGCACGGGCAGGGACCTGGGAAAACCTTTCGGCCCCCTGCGGCAGCGAGTGGCCGCCACGCCCCCTGGGTGACCCCAAACGCGGATCCGGCTGAGGGGGAGGAGTTCCCAAGACCAGCTGGAGCTGGACCCGCAGTGCggggtcccccaccccccactccccgcaATTCCGCGCGACGAGATTCTAGTGGGTCGGAACGGTCCCCCGGGTGCCGGAGACCCTAGCGAACCGCCACCAGGCCTGGGTGCCCAAGAAACGGGAATCGGGGAGGGGGGCGCTAACTCACCCCGCTTGCTCCGGCCGATTTGGCCCAGCTTGGGCGGCCGCTTGTTCTGCCCGGAGCCGAAGAAGTTGTTGGTGTCCTGCAGGCGGCAGGAGAAGACCTGGCCCACGTCGCCGCCGTCGCCGTAGGGGCTCAGCTTCTCGTCGCCGTAGGGCAGCACCTCCGACATGGTCGCGTCCGGGGGCTCCGCGGCGGCACCTCCTCCGCCCGCGTCCCCGCCCGCGGCGGACAGGGTCAGCGGCGCTGGGGCCGGGGCCGGCCGGCCGGGGACGGCCCACgagctgcggcggcggcggcggctagAGGCCCGGGGCGGCGGTGGggtggcggtggggtgggggcgccgcTGGATCGGGAGCGCGCGGCCGGCGCGAGCGACCCCGCCAGCGCCCGCGGCTGCGCTGCGCTGCGCTCCGGCTCGGCGCGCCGGGGACTGCTTCTCCGCGAGAGGCGAGCGGGACTCACATCCTCGGCGCGCTCGGGCGCGGGGCtggggccgggccgggcggggcCGAGAGCCGGAGGCGGGGGGGAGGCTGTGCCGGCGAGCCCCGAGGGCGCGGGGCCGAGGAGGGCGCACCCCGGGGAGCCGGGCTGGCCGttcctgcggcggcggcggcgccggtTCGGGGAGGCTGACTGGGGAGCTGCGAGCGGCGGGGCTGCGAGgggcggagggggaggggagcgAACGAGGAGG is a genomic window of Muntiacus reevesi chromosome 3, mMunRee1.1, whole genome shotgun sequence containing:
- the CAMK2N1 gene encoding calcium/calmodulin-dependent protein kinase II inhibitor 1, whose amino-acid sequence is MSEVLPYGDEKLSPYGDGGDVGQVFSCRLQDTNNFFGSGQNKRPPKLGQIGRSKRVVIEDDRIDDVLKNMTDKAPPGV